Proteins co-encoded in one Cinclus cinclus chromosome 9, bCinCin1.1, whole genome shotgun sequence genomic window:
- the LOC134047200 gene encoding plasma membrane ascorbate-dependent reductase CYBRD1, whose amino-acid sequence MEDYGRFLALLASTLLVGFLSVILSLVWVFHYREGLSWDGSPGEFNWHPVLIITGFVFIQGIAIIVYRLPWTWKCSKLLMKFIHAGLNTIAMVLAIVSMVAVFDFHNAKNIPNMYSLHSWIGLTAVIFYSLQLFLGFAVFLLPLAPVHLRVALMPIHVYSGLTIFATVIATALMGITEKLIFALKNPAYSASPPEATLVNCLGLLLVIFGSLILWMASRPHWKRPPAENAKILRPIGATPEGTEVESTMTNSSNADKSDLRGNTEAARKQNIKFDEAGQRSTM is encoded by the exons ATGGAGGACTACGGGCGATTCTTGGCGCTGCTGGCCTCTACGCTGCTGGTCGGCTTCTTGTCGGTCATCCTCTCCCTCGTCTGGGTCTTCCACTACCGcgaggggctgagctgggacGGCAGCCCGGGGGAATTCAACTGGCACCCCGTCCTCATCATCACGGGCTTCGTCTTCATCCAGGGCATCG cTATTATTGTGTACAGATTGCCCTGGACCTGGAAGTGCAGCAAACTCCTAATGAAGTTCATACATGCTGGATTAAATACCATAGCTATGGTTCTTGCAATTGTTTCTATGGTAGCCGTGTTTGATTTCCACAATGCCAAGAACATTCCTAACATGTACAGTCTGCACAGCTGGATTGGGCTAACTGCTGTTATATTTTATTCTCTCCAG cTTTTCTTGGGTTTTGCTGTCTTTCTGCTCCCACTTGCTCCAGTTCACCTCCGCGTAGCTCTCATGCCAATACATGTTTATTCGGGTCTTACCATCTTTGCAACAGTGATTGCAACAGCTCTCATGGGAATCACAGAAAAGCTTATATTTGCATT GAAAAATCCTGCATACAGTGCATCCCCACCAGAAGCAACTTTGGTCAACTGTCTTGGTCTTTTGCTTGTCATATTTGGTTCACTTATTTTGTGGATGGCAAGCAGGCCCCACTGGAAGCGGCCCCCAGCAGAGAATGCTAAAATTCTGAGGCCCATTGGAGCAACTCCTGAAGGCACAGAAGTAGAATCCACAATGACAAACAGCAGTAATGCAGATAAATCTGATCTGAGGGGCAATACTGAAGcagccagaaaacaaaacatcaaatTTGATGAAGCAGGACAAAGATCAACTATGTAa